The following coding sequences are from one Sesamum indicum cultivar Zhongzhi No. 13 linkage group LG11, S_indicum_v1.0, whole genome shotgun sequence window:
- the LOC105173990 gene encoding BEL1-like homeodomain protein 1: protein MATYFHGNSEIQGGGGDGLQTLILMNPAYVGYSDTQQQQPPPSSNFVFLNSNSSGNNGHNIPHAPPTQTQHFVGFPLQGTTSAPAPPPAPAAPPQDPQQQDVSALHGFLPRVQYNLYNLPIDLGAARDVTRAQQGLSLSLSSQQPPGYGSFRPEREVPSQPLVTAVSPPRGGEDVRVSGGSPSSASGVSNGVNGVQSVLLSSKYLKAAQELLDEVVNVGKGAKSATESSKGANGQPKNTGDSSLAAAAAGDGQSGGEGSGKRGAELTTAERQEIQMKKAKLVNMLDEVEQRYRQYHHQMQIVISWTSSAAGIGSAKTYTALALQTISKQFRCLKDAILGQIRAASKSLGEEDSLEGKIEGSRLKYVDNQIRQQRALQQLGMIQHNAWRPQRGLPERSVSVLRAWLFEHFLHPYPKDSDKLMLAKQTGLTRSQVSNWFINARVRLWKPMVEEMYMEEMKENEKNGSEDKTSKSEQNEDSASKTTAPQAKSPGTDHPNKNFISKQENPINQNAAPVISMSTNSTSPTGTTLRNIAGFNLIGSTEIESITQGSPKKLRNADILHSPSSIPSMNMESKPTDPHNENMSMKFGNERQGRDGFTLMGAPTNFIGGFGSYPIGELGRFGTEQFQAPYSGNGVSLTLGLPHCENLSMSGAHQTFLPSQSIQLGRGVEIGETNDFGGMNTQTNTHSTNVYDNINIQNRKRFAAQLLPDFVA from the exons ATGGCGACGTACTTTCATGGGAATTCAGAAATCCAAGGTGGTGGCGGTGATGGCTTACAGACGCTGATTCTCATGAATCCCGCCTACGTTGGATATTCTGACACCCAACAGCAACAACCGCCACCCAGCAGCAACTTCGTATTCCTCAATTCCAACTCCTCCGGAAACAACGGCCATAACATCCCCCACGCGCCGCCCACTCAGACCCAACATTTCGTCGGCTTCCCCCTTCAAGGCACCACCTCCGCACccgcccccccccccgcccccGCCGCCCCGCCACAGGATCCCCAGCAGCAAGATGTTTCGGCCCTCCACGGTTTCCTTCCAAGAGTCCAATACAATCTCTACAATCTGCCCATCGACCTTGGAGCGGCGCGTGATGTCACACGCGCTCAGCAGGGACTCTCGTTGAGCCTTTCCTCGCAACAACCTCCTGGATACGGCTCGTTTAGGCCAGAAAGAGAGGTCCCGTCCCAGCCACTGGTGACGGCTGTGTCCCCCCCTCGCGGGGGCGAAGATGTTAGGGTGTCTGGGGGATCGCCCTCATCGGCTTCAGGGGTGTCCAATGGTGTGAATGGAGTGCAAAGTGTGCTGCTGAGTTCTAAGTATCTGAAGGCGGCGCaggagcttcttgatgaagtCGTTAATGTTGGAAAAGGAGCTAAGAGTGCGACAGAATCATCCAAGGGGGCTAATGGACAGCCCAAGAATACCGGAGATTCCTCCTTGGCGGCGGcggccgc TGGAGACGGACAAAGTGGAGGAGAGGGCAGTGGAAAACGTGGGGCTGAGCTCACTACAGCAGAGAGACAAGAAATTCAGATGAAGAAAGCAAAGCTTGTTAACATGCTTGATGAG GTTGAGCAGAGGTACAGGCAGTACCACCACCAGATGCAGATTGTAATCTCCTGGACAAGCAGCGCAGCAGGCATCGGTTCTGCAAAGACTTACACTGCTCTGGCTCTGCAAACAATCTCAAAGCAATTCCGGTGCCTGAAAGACGCAATCTTGGGCCAAATCCGAGCTGCAAGCAAAAGCTTAGGTGAAGAAGACAGTTTGGAAGGGAAAATCGAGGGGTCGAGACTCAAATACGTCGATAATCAGATAAGGCAGCAAAGGGCCTTGCAGCAGTTGGGAATGATCCAGCACAATGCTTGGAGACCCCAGAGAGGATTGCCCGAGCGATCTGTTTCTGTTCTTCGTGCCTGGCTCTTCGAACACTTCCTCCACCC TTATCCCAAGGACTCGGATAAGCTCATGCTTGCTAAACAGACGGGGCTTACCAGGAGTCAG GTTTCTAATTGGTTTATCAATGCTCGAGTTCGTCTCTGGAAGCCAATGGTAGAGGAGATGTACATGGAAGAGATGAAGGAAAACGAAAAGAATGGATCAGAGGATAAGACTAGCAAAAGTGAACAGAATGAAGATTCAGCCTCAAAAACCACTGCTCCACAAGCCAAGAGCCCAGGGACTGATCATCCGAACAAGAATTTCATCTCGAAACAAGAGAACCCCATTAACCAGAATGCTGCTCCTGTGATATCAATGTCCACAAACTCAACATCCCCAACTGGGACAACCTTGAGGAACATTGCAGGTTTTAACCTTATCGGATCAACAGAAATCGAAAGCATTACTCAGGGGAGTCCAAAGAAGCTGCGCAATGCCGACATTCTACATTCACCGAGCAGCATTCCATCAATGAACATGGAGTCAAAGCCCACTGATCCCCACAACGAGAACATGTCAATGAAATTTGGCAATGAGAGGCAGGGCAGAGATGGGTTCACATTGATGGGCGCGCCAACAAATTTCATTGGAGGATTCGGCTCGTACCCTATTGGGGAACTCGGGAGGTTTGGGACCGAGCAGTTCCAAGCACCATACTCAGGCAACGGCGTTTCTCTCACATTAGGCCTCCCGCATTGTGAGAATCTCTCCATGTCAGGAGCCCACCAGACATTTCTGCCAAGCCAAAGCATACAGTTAGGACGAGGTGTTGAAATCGGGGAAACAAATGATTTCGGTGGAATGAACACTCAGACAAACACACACTCAACCAACGTGTATGACAACATCAACATTCAGAACCGGAAGAGGTTCGCTGCGCAATTGTTGCCAGACTTTGTAGCTTAA